The Bradyrhizobium barranii subsp. barranii genome segment CGAATGTATCGGCATCATCCGCCGCACCAACCCCGAGCGGCGGGTCATTGCTGCCGTTCTCAACACTGACGAGATTCCCATCGACGATCTGGCTCTCCCCGCCGACGACAGGAATCTCATCGTCACCTTTCATTATTACGCGCCGATACGCTTCACGCATCAGGGTGCGCCATGGTCCGAGACGTTCGCGCGCATCGGGCCGCTGGATTGGGGCAGTCCGGACGACGAAGCCAGGGCGGCCGCTGATTTCGAGAAGGTCAGCCGGTGGTCGGAGCGAGAGAAACGCCCGATTTATCTCGGCGAGTTCGGGGTCTACGAACGGGCTCCATCCGAGAGTCGCCAGAGATACCTGTCGTTCGTGGCGCGTAGCGCCGACAGACGCGGCTGGGCATGGGCCTATTGGCAGTTCGACCATGATTTCGCGGCCTTTGACAGCGCCCGTCAGGCCTGGAAGCCCGACATCCTGCGCGCCCTGATCCCGCCGGCCCGTTGAAGCCGCAGTTCAAAGCCAATATCGGCCGGATCACGATCGCCTAGCGGTGACGGCTAACCGCCGTCCCTCGCCCGGCAGAACAGATCGATCCCGCCGACCTGTCCGCCCTTGAGCGCGATCTCGATGTTCGCATGCGCGCGATCCGATGATGCGCGGTTGAGTGGCGCGCCTTCTGCGAGAGGGGCGATCGCGGTCAGCGCATAGATGCCCATCGCCTGCAGCGCATGGCCGGACGTGTCGCCGCCGGCGACCACGGCGCGCGGGAGCCGCGCGGTTTCCAGAATGGCGTCCAGCGCCTGGCCGAGCCCCGCGCCGATGCGCTCGTTCACCGCACTCGCCGTTGCGCCGCTCGCCTCGATGGCTGCGTTGAGCGCGCCGATGGCGGGATCGTCGGGGCCGCTTGCGGTGATCAGGAGCGCATCGCGCCCCGACGCGAGCGCCGCGACCGCACGTTCGGCAGCGCGGCCGATCTCCCTGGTCCATTCAGCCGCGTCGACCGCGCGCGTCGCATCGAGCCGCTCGACGTCGAAGCCGTTGTCCGCGGCATGCGCGATCTGCGCGGCGGTGACGGGCGAGCAGGAGCCGGAGACGCACGCGATGCGCTCGACGCCGGCAAGGCGCAGATCGGGCTTGCTGTCGGCAATCAGGCCGGCCGACCGCCAATAGGCGACCAGGGCCTGCTCGACACCTTGCGAGCCGGCGACAAAGAGGCGCTCGCCGCGATATTCCCAGATCAGGCGGCCGGCTTCGATCAGCGATGCCTGGTCGAGCACGTCGAGCGAGATGATCTCGGTGCCGGCGCCCCTCGCGCGCATCAGCGCCAGATCCGCGCCGCCATTGGCCATGGTGACGAAGTCGATCAGTCCGATCGATCGCGCCGTCTGTTTTGCAAGATGTCGGCCGAGATCGGACTCGTCCATCGGCGTCACCGGATGACGCGACATGGTCGGGTGCCGGTCGAGACGATGGCCGACGCCATTCACGTCCGCGAACAGATGGCCGAACATCTGATAGCGCCCCATCGCCGGCGATCCCACGAGGAGCGGATGCCAGGCGCCGCCGAGCTGCGGCACGGCGAGATCGATCGCACGCCCGATCGAGCCGATCTGCGGCGAGGAGTCGAAGGTCGAGCACACCTTGTAGTGTGCGATCGGCGCGCCGATACCTGCGAGCACCGCGAAAGCCGGGGGCAGGTTTTGCTCCATCCAGGCCGGATCCTTCGCGCGCGCCGTGCCGGCGATGCCGATGCCGCGGTACTGCCCGATAGAAACGAGACGTTCGGGCGTCGGAGGTTCGAGGAACAGGATTGTCGGCAGGCCTGCGAAGGTGAGGGCCTCCATCGCCGCGGACGAGCCGGTGTAATCGTCGCCGTAGAAGGCAACGAGTGGACCGTCGGGCAGGGTGGATGCGCCGCTCACGGCTGCGGGCTCGCCATCGCGGCGTCCCATGCTGCGCGCAAATCGGCAACGCCGGCGGCCGGTCCAGCGGGATGGGCGAGAATGCCGCCGCCTGCTGCGAAGATCAGATCTGTCGAACCGAGTGCGCGCCAGGTCGGCGCGGCCTGAGCCGGCGTCTGGCCCGAGGAGAACACGGGCATCGCGATGCATGGTTTGTGCGCGAACATCGGCGTCAGCGCCGCCTTTGCGGATGTGACCACGCTGTCATCGGTCTCGCTGAACTTGTTGCCGATGCCGTTGACGTGCATGTGGTCGGCGCCGGCCAGCCGCCAGATCTTGTGCCACGCCGTATAATGCCAGCCGAGCGCGGGATGACGGTTCAGCGCGCCCCAGCCGTTGCGATGCGCATGAACGGGAAGCTGCGTATGGCGGCACATCTCGACCATGCCAGCGAGCCCGACCGAGTTGATGCTCGCCATCACGCAGGTGCCGCCCTCGCTGAGCACCAGATCGTGCCGGCGGCGCATCTGGTCGATCTCGCCGGTGAGGTTGAAGGCGACCATGACCTTCTTGCCGGTTCGATCAGCGTGGTCGTTGACGACGCGCATCACGGCGCGCACACGCGCGTCGAACGGACAATAGGCGCCGTCCGATTGCAGCTCGTCGTCCTTGATGAAGTCGATGCCGGCCTCGCACAGCGTGGCGACCAGATTGGCCGTCTCGGCCGGGCTGAGCCCGATGCTCGGCTTGATGATGGTGCCGATCAGCGGGCGACCGCTGACACCGGTCAGCTCGCGCGTGCCGGCGACGCCGAACTTCGGTCCGGGATAGGCGGCGGCAAACGCGAGCGGCAGGCGCAGGTCGAGCAGCCGCAGGCCGGTCAGCTGGCGCAACTCCCAGAGATTGCCGGCGATCGCCGTGACGAGATTTGGCAATGACGCGCCGATATTGTCGAGCGGCCATGACAACGTCACGCGCGCGCGATTCCAGGGGCCATCTGGGTTGATCGGGCGGGCGACCGGGAGCGACGGCGCGGAGATTGCATCGAGCAACTCGATGCTCTCGACTCGGGCGGCCGCACGCGCTTTCAGCTCCGGCGTTTCGCCGGGCACCGCAACGAACGTGCCGCTCGACTGCTCGCCCGCCATGGTTTCCGCGGCAGGACGCGGATCTTCAGGCGTTTCGATCAGATAGTCGGCTTCGATGCGAACAGGATTTTGCGTCACGGGAGCGCAGACAATCTAGAGCTTGGTCAGATCGGGGAAGGGACGCACGGGGTCGCGCCCGTCCCAGCCCTTGGCGGCTGCGCGGATGAGGTCGAACATCTTGCCCTTGGGTCCCGAGACTTCAGACAGTTCGATCACCGTTCCCGGATGATACTCCGTGTCGAAATAGACGAAACGACCGCGCGCGCCGACTTCGCCGCTCATGACCGGCTTGAAACCGTCGGCTTCGAGACGGGAGAGATCGGCGTCGTAGTCTTCGGTCCAGTAAGCGACGTGCTGCAGACCCTTATGTCCGGCTTTCAGGAAGTCGGCATACATCGACGGCGCATCGTTGCGGATCTGGATCAGCTCCATCTGCAGCGGACCGGAATTGGCCAGCGCCACTGAATTGTGCGGCTCATAGGCCTTGCCGCGATAGTGGTAGTTCACGATTGGAACCCGCGGATTATAGAACCACGGCCCGATGCCGAGCTCGCGGCTCCAATAATCCATGGCCTTCTCGATGTCGTCAACGACGTAGCCGGCTTGCCGGATCTCACCAAAAAAACGGCTCATTGCATGATTCCCATGATCTTCAGAATTTGAGGAAGCCGATCGACAGCCACGGCACGGCCGCGACGACGACGAGGCCGATGAAGAGCGCCGCGACATAGCCCCAGATGTGCTTGAGGCCTTCGTCCGGCGATATCTTGCTGATCGCGCAGGCGCCGTAATAGCCGACGCCGAACGGCGGCGCGAACAGGCCGATGCCCATCGCGAGGATCACGACCATCGCATAGTGCACTTCGTGCACGCCGGCCTGCTTGGCAATCGGAAACAGCAATGGGCCGAACAGCACGATGGCCGGAATGCCTTCGAGCACGCTGCCGAGCACGACGAAGGCCACAATCGAGATCGCGAGGAAGCCGTAGGCGCCGCCGGGGATCGCCGCCATCGCCTTCGCCAGCTGTTGCGAGAAGCCGGATTGCGTCAGTCCCCAGGCCATCGCCGTGGCGCAGCCGATGATGAAGATGATTGCGCCCGTCAGCGAGGCCGTCTCGACCAGCATGGATTTCAGCCGCCGCCAGGGAAACTGGCGGTAGACCACAAGGCCCATCAACACGGCGTAGGCGATGCCGATCGTCGAGACCTCCGTGGCAGTGGCAACACCTTCCACAACGGCGGTGCGGATCACGAAGGGCAGCAGGATGGCGGGCAGAGCGACCATTGTGAGTTTCGCGATCTCGCGCTTGGAGGCACGCCGCACATGGCTCAGATCCTCATGCCGGTAGCGCCGCCACACCACCACGCAGAGCGCCGTGCCCACGACCAGGGCCGGCAGCAGCCCGCCCGTGAACAGCGCCGCGATCGAGACACCGGTCACCGAGCCGATAGTGATCAGCACGATGCTCGGCGGAATGGTCTCGGTCTGCGCGCCGGTGGCCGACAGCAGCGCGACGAGGTCGCCGGGCTTGGCGCCGCGCCGCTGCATCTCCGGCAGCAGCACCGGCGCGATCGCGGCCATGTCGGCGATCTTCGAGCCGGAGATGCCGGAGACCAGATACATGGCCCCGATCAGCACGTAGGACAGTCCGCCCCTGACATGTCCGAGCAGGCTTGCCAGAAACTGGATCATGGCCCGCGCCATGCCGGTCATCTCGATCAACGCACCGAGGAAAATGAACAGCGGCACCGCGAGCAGGATCAGGTGCGACATGCCTTCATCGAGACGGCCGACCATCACCATCATCGGTACGCTGGTTGTCAGCGCCAGATAGCCGAAGGTCGCGAGCGCAAAGGAGAAGGCGATCGGTACGCCGGCGAACACGTTGGCCGCGACCACGCCGACGAAGAAAATGATGAGATTGTAGCGTCCGAGCGGGGCGAGCAGCGGTCCGGCAAGCCAGAACGCGGCAATCAGGACGGTGATGGTGATAAGGGCCGCGACGATCAACGCGAGGCGGTGATGCGTCGCGAGCCGGATCGCGGCGACGACGGCCATCAGGGTCATCCCGACGGGAATTGCGGCTGCGCGCCAGGCATTGCTGATCTCCAGCGCCGGGGTGACGATGACCTGTTCCTCGCTCGCATAATCGAAGGCGGGATGCAGGATCAGCGCCAGCAGGGCTAGCGGCGCCACCGCCGCGATCGTGTCGAGAAAGGCGCGCGCGCCCGGGCCGACATGGCTGACGAGCCCTGTCATGCGCATGTGCTCGCCCCGGCGCAGCGCGATCACCGCGCCCAGCATTGAGAGCCAGAGAAACAGGATCGAGGCCAGCTCGTCCGACCAGATCAGCGGGCTGTGGAAGACGTATCGCATGATGACGCCGGCGAGCATGATGCCGATCTCGACCAGCACGACACCGGCCGCGGCGGTCTCGACCACGGCACCGAGCCAGCGGTCGACGGTGCCAAAGGCGCTCGCAAGCTTGCGCGTGCCTGCATCGGAAGCAGGGTGCGCGGCCGCCGCCAGATAGTCCGTCATCTGATGCTCTGCGATCGTCATCGCGCTCAGGCCAGCTTGCCGACGGCGCCTTCGAGCAGCGCCCAGGCTTCGTCGCCGAAGCGGCCCTTCCATTCGCCGTAGAAGCCGGAGTCGCGCAGTTTTGCGCGGAACGAGTCCGGTGAAGGCGTGGTGAATTTCATTCCATTGCGCTGGAGATCGGCCTGCACGGTCGCATTGAACGTCTTGATGTCCTCGCGCTGCTTCAAGCCGGCATCGTTGATGGCGTTGCTGACGATGGTCCTGAGATCGGCGGGAAGGGCGTTGAAGGCGCGGGCGTTGGCGATGAACCAGAAGCCGTCCCAGATGTGGT includes the following:
- a CDS encoding four-carbon acid sugar kinase family protein, which encodes MGRRDGEPAAVSGASTLPDGPLVAFYGDDYTGSSAAMEALTFAGLPTILFLEPPTPERLVSIGQYRGIGIAGTARAKDPAWMEQNLPPAFAVLAGIGAPIAHYKVCSTFDSSPQIGSIGRAIDLAVPQLGGAWHPLLVGSPAMGRYQMFGHLFADVNGVGHRLDRHPTMSRHPVTPMDESDLGRHLAKQTARSIGLIDFVTMANGGADLALMRARGAGTEIISLDVLDQASLIEAGRLIWEYRGERLFVAGSQGVEQALVAYWRSAGLIADSKPDLRLAGVERIACVSGSCSPVTAAQIAHAADNGFDVERLDATRAVDAAEWTREIGRAAERAVAALASGRDALLITASGPDDPAIGALNAAIEASGATASAVNERIGAGLGQALDAILETARLPRAVVAGGDTSGHALQAMGIYALTAIAPLAEGAPLNRASSDRAHANIEIALKGGQVGGIDLFCRARDGG
- a CDS encoding ribulose-bisphosphate carboxylase large subunit family protein, translating into MTQNPVRIEADYLIETPEDPRPAAETMAGEQSSGTFVAVPGETPELKARAAARVESIELLDAISAPSLPVARPINPDGPWNRARVTLSWPLDNIGASLPNLVTAIAGNLWELRQLTGLRLLDLRLPLAFAAAYPGPKFGVAGTRELTGVSGRPLIGTIIKPSIGLSPAETANLVATLCEAGIDFIKDDELQSDGAYCPFDARVRAVMRVVNDHADRTGKKVMVAFNLTGEIDQMRRRHDLVLSEGGTCVMASINSVGLAGMVEMCRHTQLPVHAHRNGWGALNRHPALGWHYTAWHKIWRLAGADHMHVNGIGNKFSETDDSVVTSAKAALTPMFAHKPCIAMPVFSSGQTPAQAAPTWRALGSTDLIFAAGGGILAHPAGPAAGVADLRAAWDAAMASPQP
- a CDS encoding VOC family protein translates to MSRFFGEIRQAGYVVDDIEKAMDYWSRELGIGPWFYNPRVPIVNYHYRGKAYEPHNSVALANSGPLQMELIQIRNDAPSMYADFLKAGHKGLQHVAYWTEDYDADLSRLEADGFKPVMSGEVGARGRFVYFDTEYHPGTVIELSEVSGPKGKMFDLIRAAAKGWDGRDPVRPFPDLTKL
- a CDS encoding TRAP transporter large permease; its protein translation is MTIAEHQMTDYLAAAAHPASDAGTRKLASAFGTVDRWLGAVVETAAAGVVLVEIGIMLAGVIMRYVFHSPLIWSDELASILFLWLSMLGAVIALRRGEHMRMTGLVSHVGPGARAFLDTIAAVAPLALLALILHPAFDYASEEQVIVTPALEISNAWRAAAIPVGMTLMAVVAAIRLATHHRLALIVAALITITVLIAAFWLAGPLLAPLGRYNLIIFFVGVVAANVFAGVPIAFSFALATFGYLALTTSVPMMVMVGRLDEGMSHLILLAVPLFIFLGALIEMTGMARAMIQFLASLLGHVRGGLSYVLIGAMYLVSGISGSKIADMAAIAPVLLPEMQRRGAKPGDLVALLSATGAQTETIPPSIVLITIGSVTGVSIAALFTGGLLPALVVGTALCVVVWRRYRHEDLSHVRRASKREIAKLTMVALPAILLPFVIRTAVVEGVATATEVSTIGIAYAVLMGLVVYRQFPWRRLKSMLVETASLTGAIIFIIGCATAMAWGLTQSGFSQQLAKAMAAIPGGAYGFLAISIVAFVVLGSVLEGIPAIVLFGPLLFPIAKQAGVHEVHYAMVVILAMGIGLFAPPFGVGYYGACAISKISPDEGLKHIWGYVAALFIGLVVVAAVPWLSIGFLKF